Proteins from a single region of Fusobacterium gonidiaformans ATCC 25563:
- a CDS encoding ISL3 family transposase: protein MSQSYLIKSLFDIQDKNITFLPLEIEKEYKYHTFSKVISAILTKDACACPHCHSQKTVKNGFKTTKVRYLPFQNYPITIALKKQRFLCRECHHSFTLETPIVKKYASLSQTLKLSVLKSLKENISLSLIAKQHRISIPTVQRILKQGYLSYEISKKFLPKVLCFDEFKSTKDSDGAMSFLFMDGSSHKILDIVENRKLHALEDYFSRFSYQVRAQVKYIVMDMYSPYIQLTKRYFAKANIVLDPFHIVQLVNRAFNQTRIREMNQEKTKNSKLYRILKRDWKLYLKDFLTLSETRKYCRSLKQFISPSEKVDYVMAKKENLRQDYYFYQDILYAIKRKDFRLFESYLERWKKKISPKMQTAWKTLRKYRKYIRNTLGTSYSNGPLEGMNNFIKSVKRVAFGFHRFSHFRQRILIMQGIAQINPNF from the coding sequence ATGTCTCAATCATATTTGATCAAATCTCTTTTCGATATTCAAGATAAAAATATTACTTTTCTTCCTCTTGAAATTGAAAAAGAATACAAATATCATACTTTTTCAAAAGTGATTTCCGCTATCTTGACGAAAGATGCCTGCGCGTGTCCTCATTGTCATTCTCAAAAAACTGTAAAAAATGGCTTTAAAACAACAAAAGTTCGGTATCTCCCTTTTCAAAATTATCCTATTACCATTGCATTGAAAAAACAGAGATTTCTTTGTAGAGAATGCCACCATTCTTTTACTCTAGAAACACCGATTGTCAAAAAATATGCTTCTCTTTCACAAACTCTAAAACTTTCTGTTTTGAAAAGTTTAAAAGAAAATATATCTCTTTCTTTGATCGCAAAACAACATAGAATCTCCATTCCTACTGTACAACGAATTCTAAAACAAGGATATCTTTCCTATGAGATTTCTAAAAAATTTCTTCCAAAAGTGCTTTGTTTTGATGAGTTTAAATCTACAAAAGATAGTGATGGGGCAATGTCTTTTCTTTTTATGGATGGAAGTTCCCATAAAATATTAGATATTGTGGAAAATCGAAAATTACATGCGCTAGAAGATTACTTTTCAAGATTCTCCTATCAAGTCAGGGCTCAAGTGAAATACATTGTTATGGATATGTATTCTCCTTATATTCAACTTACAAAACGGTATTTTGCAAAAGCAAACATTGTATTAGACCCCTTTCATATTGTTCAACTTGTCAATCGTGCTTTTAACCAAACAAGAATTCGAGAAATGAACCAAGAGAAAACAAAGAACTCAAAACTATATCGCATACTAAAACGAGATTGGAAGCTTTATTTGAAAGATTTTTTAACCTTATCAGAAACTAGAAAATACTGTCGTTCCTTGAAACAATTCATTTCTCCTAGTGAAAAAGTGGATTATGTAATGGCTAAGAAAGAGAATTTACGACAAGATTATTATTTCTACCAAGATATTCTATATGCCATAAAAAGAAAAGATTTCCGACTGTTCGAATCTTACTTAGAACGATGGAAGAAAAAGATAAGCCCTAAGATGCAAACTGCTTGGAAAACACTTCGTAAATACAGAAAATATATTCGAAACACTTTAGGAACAAGCTATAGCAATGGACCTTTAGAAGGAATGAACAATTTTATTAAATCTGTAAAACGAGTTGCATTCGGATTCCATAGATTTTCTCATTTTCGACAAAGAATTCTTATTATGCAGGGGATAGCGCAAATCAATCCCAATTTTTAA
- the ggt gene encoding gamma-glutamyltransferase: MKKSFLCSISLFLLLSAGLCAEEWKPYDEQGNVVRTGRDATGQNAVVSTARYEASKIGLDILKNGGNAIDAAVGVGFALGVCEPQSSGLGGGGFMVVRLAKTGETKFIDFRETAPAKATPDMWVLDKDGNVIGNEKEFGGKSIGVPGSVKGFLYALNQYGNLKRKDVIQPSVDLARNGYKVSAIMNMDMKNQLENMIKYPETAKIYLKNGKPYEVGDTIKNPDLANTMEKIIEKGEEAFYSGPIAESIVKSAQEAGGLLSMEDMKNYSLRIKDPVHGNYRGYEIITSTPPSSGGAHIIQILNILENYDMKSIPVGSTRYYHLLSEAMKMAFADRAKFMGDTEFVKIPLQGVINKDYAKTLQAKIDETKSQDYSEGDPWKFESKDTTHYSIVDKEGNIVAVTFTVNGVFASGVVAKDTGVLLNNEMDDFDTGHGKANSIIGGKKPLSSMSPTIILKDGKPVASLGGLGAQKIITGITQVALLMMDYGMDIQEAINFPRIHDAYGTLTYEGRMNPQVVQELEKMGHEMKNGGEWLEYPCIQGVTMAEDGTLRGGADPRRDGKALGF; encoded by the coding sequence ATGAAAAAAAGTTTTCTATGTAGTATCTCGTTATTTTTATTGTTAAGTGCCGGTCTGTGTGCAGAAGAATGGAAACCTTATGATGAGCAAGGAAATGTTGTTCGTACAGGGCGAGATGCCACAGGACAAAATGCTGTTGTATCTACTGCTAGATATGAAGCTTCTAAAATTGGTTTGGATATTTTAAAAAATGGAGGAAATGCGATTGATGCGGCTGTTGGAGTAGGATTTGCTCTTGGTGTTTGTGAACCACAATCTTCCGGTTTAGGTGGAGGAGGTTTTATGGTGGTACGTCTAGCGAAAACAGGAGAAACCAAATTTATAGACTTCCGAGAAACAGCACCGGCAAAAGCAACTCCGGATATGTGGGTTTTGGATAAGGATGGAAATGTTATTGGAAATGAAAAGGAATTTGGTGGAAAATCCATTGGGGTTCCGGGATCTGTAAAAGGATTTCTATATGCTTTGAATCAGTATGGAAATTTAAAAAGAAAAGATGTCATTCAACCTTCCGTTGATTTGGCAAGAAATGGATATAAGGTTTCTGCTATTATGAATATGGATATGAAAAATCAATTAGAAAATATGATAAAATACCCGGAAACTGCAAAAATTTATTTGAAAAATGGAAAACCTTATGAGGTTGGAGACACGATTAAAAATCCGGATCTTGCAAATACCATGGAAAAAATTATAGAAAAGGGAGAAGAAGCTTTTTATTCAGGACCGATTGCAGAGTCTATTGTAAAATCAGCTCAAGAAGCAGGAGGACTTCTTAGTATGGAAGATATGAAAAATTATTCCTTAAGAATTAAAGATCCTGTACATGGAAATTATAGAGGCTATGAAATCATTACTTCTACCCCTCCTTCCTCCGGTGGAGCTCATATTATTCAAATTTTAAATATTTTAGAAAATTATGATATGAAATCCATTCCGGTAGGTTCTACAAGATACTATCACTTACTGTCAGAAGCTATGAAAATGGCATTTGCAGATAGAGCAAAATTTATGGGAGATACAGAATTTGTAAAAATTCCTTTGCAAGGTGTTATCAATAAAGACTATGCTAAAACCTTACAAGCAAAAATTGATGAAACAAAATCACAAGATTACTCAGAAGGGGATCCTTGGAAGTTTGAATCCAAGGATACAACACATTATTCTATTGTGGATAAAGAAGGAAATATTGTTGCAGTAACCTTTACAGTAAACGGAGTTTTTGCTTCTGGAGTTGTAGCGAAAGATACTGGAGTATTATTAAATAATGAAATGGATGACTTTGATACCGGACATGGAAAGGCGAACTCTATTATTGGTGGAAAGAAACCTCTTAGTTCTATGTCTCCTACCATTATTTTAAAAGATGGAAAACCTGTTGCAAGTTTGGGAGGATTAGGAGCACAAAAAATTATTACAGGAATTACACAAGTGGCACTTTTAATGATGGATTATGGTATGGATATTCAAGAGGCTATCAATTTTCCAAGAATTCATGATGCTTATGGTACTTTAACTTATGAGGGAAGAATGAATCCGCAAGTAGTTCAAGAACTAGAAAAGATGGGGCATGAAATGAAAAATGGAGGAGAATGGTTGGAATATCCTTGTATTCAAGGTGTGACAATGGCAGAGGATGGAACACTTCGAGGAGGAGCAGATCCGAGAAGAGATGGAAAAGCATTAGGATTTTAA
- the murI gene encoding glutamate racemase yields the protein MKIGVFDSGIGGLSVLHQAMQMLPQENFIYYADVDHVPYGTKTKEEIIKYTSEAVDFLVKEGVKAIVIACNTATSAAIQELRERYSLPIIGMEPAVKKAIDFHPEKRVLVIATPMTVQGEKLHNLIEKVDTEHLVDAIALPKLVTFAEEEIFEDEVISAYLQEEFKQLNLEDYSSIVLGCTHFNYFKESLKKLLPKGVKFLDGNEGTIKKLISELENINALEKNEKRKIEYYYSGRKLSEIQDITKMGRYIHRLNHMLMIK from the coding sequence ATGAAAATTGGAGTTTTTGATTCAGGAATTGGTGGCTTATCTGTATTGCACCAAGCAATGCAAATGTTACCACAAGAAAATTTTATATACTATGCAGATGTCGATCATGTACCTTATGGAACGAAAACAAAGGAAGAAATTATCAAATATACTTCCGAAGCAGTAGATTTCTTAGTGAAAGAAGGAGTAAAAGCCATTGTAATTGCCTGCAATACTGCAACAAGTGCAGCCATTCAAGAATTAAGAGAACGATATTCTCTACCTATTATCGGAATGGAACCTGCTGTAAAAAAAGCAATTGATTTTCATCCTGAAAAAAGAGTATTGGTCATTGCTACTCCTATGACAGTTCAAGGAGAAAAACTACATAATCTTATTGAAAAAGTAGATACAGAACATTTGGTAGATGCTATTGCTTTACCAAAATTAGTAACGTTTGCAGAAGAAGAGATATTTGAAGATGAAGTGATTTCTGCATATTTACAAGAAGAATTCAAACAATTAAATTTAGAAGACTATTCTTCGATTGTCCTAGGATGTACTCATTTCAATTATTTTAAAGAAAGCTTGAAAAAATTATTGCCAAAAGGAGTTAAGTTTTTAGATGGAAACGAAGGAACTATTAAAAAACTGATTTCAGAGTTAGAAAATATCAATGCCTTAGAAAAAAATGAGAAAAGAAAAATTGAATACTATTACTCCGGAAGAAAGCTTTCTGAAATTCAAGATATTACAAAAATGGGTAGATATATTCATCGTTTAAATCATATGTTAATGATTAAGTAA
- a CDS encoding MBL fold metallo-hydrolase — MLEIKKQALGLYRTNCYVLIQEGKSVIIDPGFSPEIIEDMIAGTTPLAILLTHGHLDHVNAVKALHQKYHLPIYMSKKEDAILKLTTSVPEGYHRDFEAEYFDLQEGDLQIENFSFEIIATPGHTEGSLCIRCENHLFTGDTLFRGTIGRTDIFSSDPKKMKESIQKIKKLDPKYIVYPGHSSNTTLEEEFLTNPFYQEM; from the coding sequence TTGTTAGAAATCAAAAAACAAGCCCTTGGCTTATATAGAACAAATTGTTATGTCTTGATTCAAGAGGGAAAATCAGTTATCATTGATCCCGGATTCTCTCCTGAAATCATAGAAGATATGATAGCAGGAACAACGCCCCTAGCAATCTTATTAACTCATGGACATTTAGATCATGTCAATGCCGTAAAGGCTCTACATCAAAAATATCATCTTCCTATTTACATGAGTAAAAAAGAGGATGCTATTTTAAAGCTAACAACTTCTGTTCCGGAAGGTTACCACCGAGATTTTGAAGCAGAATATTTTGATTTACAAGAGGGGGATTTACAGATTGAAAATTTTTCTTTCGAAATTATAGCAACTCCAGGACATACTGAAGGAAGTTTATGTATTCGTTGTGAAAATCATCTTTTCACAGGAGACACTTTATTTCGCGGAACCATAGGAAGAACGGATATTTTTTCATCCGATCCTAAAAAAATGAAAGAAAGCATTCAAAAAATTAAGAAATTAGATCCAAAATATATTGTCTATCCGGGACATTCTTCTAACACAACTTTGGAAGAAGAATTTTTAACGAATCCATTTTATCAAGAAATGTAA
- the purD gene encoding phosphoribosylamine--glycine ligase, with the protein MRILVIGSGGREDAIAWKLQQNPRVEEIIIKSSSLSIEELLKIAKEEKIDFTMVGSEELLVKGIVDAFEKENLKIFGPNKQAAMLEGSKAFSKDFMKKYGVKTAKYENFKNAEEAFAYIEKQDYPLVVKASGLAAGKGVIICQSLEEAKKAVQEIMVDKVFQDAGAEVVIEEFLEGVEASILSITDSKVILPFISAKDHKKIGEKETGLNTGGMGVIAPNPYVTKKVSEAFQKDILEPTLRGMKEEGMKFAGIIFFGLMITKKGVYLLEYNMRMGDPETQAVLPLLESDFLEMLEDALEGNLDANKIKWSKDSSCCVVLASGGYPVSYQKGYEIHGLDKIENHVFFAGVKKESGKYYNNGGRVLNIVATGANLEKAIEKAYRDIEKVSFQDSCYRKDIGTLYFPVIEI; encoded by the coding sequence ATGAGAATTTTAGTCATAGGAAGCGGTGGAAGAGAAGATGCTATCGCTTGGAAATTACAACAAAATCCTAGAGTGGAAGAAATTATCATAAAATCTTCTTCTTTGAGTATCGAGGAGTTACTAAAGATTGCAAAAGAAGAGAAAATAGATTTCACAATGGTGGGAAGCGAAGAATTATTAGTAAAAGGAATTGTAGATGCATTTGAGAAAGAGAATTTAAAGATTTTTGGACCTAATAAACAAGCAGCTATGTTAGAGGGGTCAAAAGCTTTCTCTAAAGATTTTATGAAAAAATATGGTGTAAAAACAGCAAAATATGAAAACTTTAAAAATGCAGAAGAAGCTTTTGCTTATATAGAAAAACAAGACTATCCTCTTGTAGTTAAGGCAAGTGGTTTGGCTGCAGGAAAAGGAGTTATCATCTGTCAAAGTTTAGAAGAAGCCAAAAAAGCAGTTCAAGAAATTATGGTGGATAAAGTATTTCAAGATGCCGGAGCAGAAGTTGTCATAGAAGAGTTTTTAGAAGGGGTAGAAGCTTCTATTTTATCAATTACGGATTCTAAGGTGATTTTACCTTTTATTTCTGCAAAAGATCATAAAAAAATTGGAGAAAAAGAAACAGGATTAAATACAGGAGGAATGGGAGTGATTGCTCCGAATCCTTATGTTACGAAAAAAGTTTCGGAAGCCTTTCAAAAAGATATTTTAGAGCCAACCTTACGAGGGATGAAAGAAGAAGGAATGAAATTTGCCGGAATTATTTTCTTTGGTTTGATGATTACTAAAAAGGGAGTTTATCTATTAGAATACAATATGAGAATGGGAGATCCGGAAACACAAGCGGTATTACCTTTATTGGAAAGCGACTTTTTAGAAATGTTAGAGGATGCTTTGGAAGGAAATTTAGATGCGAATAAAATTAAGTGGTCTAAAGATTCTTCTTGCTGTGTCGTCTTAGCTTCCGGAGGGTATCCGGTGTCTTATCAAAAAGGTTATGAAATTCATGGACTGGATAAGATAGAAAATCATGTATTCTTTGCAGGTGTCAAAAAAGAAAGTGGAAAATATTATAATAATGGGGGAAGAGTTTTAAATATTGTGGCGACAGGAGCAAATTTGGAAAAAGCGATCGAAAAAGCATATCGAGATATTGAAAAAGTATCTTTCCAAGATTCTTGCTATCGAAAAGATATTGGAACTTTGTATTTTCCAGTTATAGAAATTTAG
- the purH gene encoding bifunctional phosphoribosylaminoimidazolecarboxamide formyltransferase/IMP cyclohydrolase translates to MKKRALISVFYKENILEFSKFLMEHDYEILSTGGTYRYLQENGVPVIEVSEVTKMQEMLDGRVKTLHPVIHGGILAIRGNEEHMSCIEKLGIHTIDMVVVNLYPFFEKVQSDISFEEKIEFIDIGGPTMLRSAAKSFQDVVVISDPSDYEVVKEDISISGEVSYEHRKRFAGKVFNLTSAYDAAISNFLLEEDFPRYFSTSYEKKMDLRYGENPHQKAAYYVSTTENGAMKDFIQHQGKELSFNNLRDMDVAWKVVQEFDEEIACCGLKHSTPCGVAIAETVEDAFEKAYSCDPTSIFGGIVSFNREVNAKTAEELTKIFLEIIIAPSYTKEALEVLAKKKNLRVIECHQKPTDKMNLVKVDGGLLVQEEDRVNLDNLQVVTKKAPTEEEKKDLLFGMKVVKHVKSNAIVVVKNQMALGIGTGEVNRIWATQQAIERAGKGVVLASDAFFPFRDVVDCCAENHIQAIIQPGGSMRDQESIDACDEHGISMIFTGIRHFKH, encoded by the coding sequence TTGAAAAAAAGAGCTTTAATTTCTGTTTTTTACAAAGAAAATATTTTGGAGTTTTCCAAATTTTTAATGGAGCATGATTATGAAATACTTTCGACAGGGGGGACATATCGATATTTACAAGAAAATGGAGTTCCTGTTATAGAAGTCTCAGAAGTGACAAAGATGCAAGAGATGTTAGATGGGAGAGTAAAGACTCTACATCCTGTGATTCATGGTGGAATTTTAGCAATTCGTGGAAATGAAGAACATATGTCTTGTATTGAAAAGTTAGGAATTCATACCATTGATATGGTGGTTGTAAACTTGTATCCTTTCTTTGAAAAAGTACAAAGTGATATTTCATTTGAAGAAAAAATTGAATTTATCGATATTGGAGGACCAACAATGTTGCGTTCTGCTGCAAAATCTTTTCAAGATGTTGTTGTAATTTCAGATCCTAGTGATTATGAAGTGGTAAAAGAAGATATTTCTATATCCGGAGAAGTATCTTATGAGCATAGAAAACGTTTTGCAGGAAAGGTATTTAACTTAACTTCTGCTTATGATGCAGCGATTTCTAACTTCCTATTAGAAGAAGACTTCCCAAGATATTTTAGCACTTCGTATGAAAAGAAAATGGATTTACGATATGGAGAAAATCCACATCAAAAAGCAGCCTACTATGTTTCTACAACGGAAAATGGAGCAATGAAAGACTTTATTCAACATCAAGGAAAAGAATTATCTTTCAATAATTTAAGAGATATGGATGTGGCTTGGAAGGTAGTGCAAGAGTTTGACGAAGAAATTGCTTGTTGTGGATTAAAACATTCTACTCCTTGTGGAGTTGCGATTGCTGAAACGGTAGAAGATGCTTTTGAAAAAGCGTATTCTTGTGATCCGACTTCTATCTTTGGAGGAATTGTTTCTTTCAATCGAGAAGTTAATGCCAAAACAGCAGAAGAATTGACTAAGATTTTCTTAGAAATTATTATTGCACCTTCTTATACGAAAGAAGCTTTGGAAGTATTAGCGAAAAAGAAAAACTTAAGAGTAATTGAATGTCATCAAAAGCCGACAGATAAGATGAATCTTGTAAAAGTAGACGGAGGTTTATTGGTGCAAGAGGAAGATAGAGTAAACTTGGACAATCTACAAGTTGTGACTAAAAAAGCTCCAACAGAAGAAGAAAAGAAAGATTTATTATTTGGAATGAAAGTAGTAAAACATGTAAAGTCAAATGCAATTGTTGTTGTAAAAAATCAAATGGCTCTTGGAATTGGAACCGGAGAAGTCAATAGAATTTGGGCAACACAACAAGCGATTGAAAGAGCAGGGAAAGGAGTTGTCTTAGCATCTGATGCTTTTTTCCCATTCCGAGATGTAGTAGATTGTTGTGCAGAAAATCATATTCAAGCGATTATTCAACCGGGTGGTTCTATGAGAGATCAAGAGTCTATCGATGCCTGTGATGAACATGGAATTTCTATGATTTTTACGGGAATTCGACATTTTAAGCACTAA
- the purN gene encoding phosphoribosylglycinamide formyltransferase: MFKIAVLVSGGGTDLQSILDGIEDRKLTDCEVSYIVADRECGALERAKKYNIPFCILKKGELNQFFQEKDMDLIVLAGYLSILPSDFLQHWEKKIINIHPSLLPKFGGKGMHGSHVHKAVLAAKEEKSGCTVHYVTEEIDGGEIILQKEVPVYAEDTVELLQERVLEQEHILLPEAIQKIKEERKK; the protein is encoded by the coding sequence ATGTTTAAAATAGCCGTATTGGTATCCGGAGGGGGAACGGATTTACAATCTATCTTAGATGGGATAGAGGATAGAAAATTGACAGATTGTGAAGTGTCCTATATCGTAGCGGATAGAGAATGTGGTGCTTTAGAACGGGCAAAAAAATATAATATTCCTTTTTGTATCTTGAAAAAAGGAGAACTGAATCAATTTTTCCAAGAAAAAGATATGGATTTGATTGTATTGGCAGGATATTTATCTATCTTACCGAGTGATTTTTTACAACATTGGGAGAAGAAAATTATTAATATACACCCTTCCTTACTGCCTAAATTTGGTGGGAAGGGAATGCATGGAAGCCATGTACATAAGGCGGTATTGGCAGCGAAAGAAGAAAAGAGTGGTTGTACCGTTCATTATGTAACGGAAGAAATTGATGGTGGAGAAATTATTTTACAAAAGGAAGTTCCTGTTTATGCAGAAGATACGGTAGAATTACTACAAGAAAGAGTATTGGAACAAGAGCATATTTTATTGCCGGAGGCGATTCAAAAAATAAAAGAAGAAAGGAAGAAATAA
- the purM gene encoding phosphoribosylformylglycinamidine cyclo-ligase, translated as MSNSYKSAGVDKEEGYKAVELMKQNVLKTHNKSVLTNLGSFGAMYELGAYKNPVLISGTDGVGTKLEIALKQKKYDTVGIDAVAMCVNDVLCHGAKPLFFLDYLACGKLDSEVAAELVSGVTEGCLQSGAALIGGETAEMPGFYKVGDYDIAGFCVGIVEKENLIDGSKVQEGDKIIALASSGVHSNGFSLVRKVLTDYDEVISTKEHGSGKVSDILLTPTRIYVKNILKVLENFEVHGMAHITGGGLPENLPRCMGKEFSPVVWKDKVQKLEIFDIIQKRGNIPEEEMFGTFNMGIGYTLVVKAEDSEKIIDFLNSLGETAYEIGYIEKGDHSLCLK; from the coding sequence ATGTCAAATTCATATAAAAGTGCAGGAGTAGATAAAGAAGAAGGATACAAAGCCGTAGAGCTAATGAAACAAAACGTATTAAAAACTCATAATAAATCAGTATTAACAAACTTAGGAAGTTTTGGAGCTATGTACGAATTAGGAGCTTATAAAAATCCGGTTTTAATCTCCGGAACAGATGGAGTTGGAACAAAATTAGAAATTGCATTGAAACAAAAAAAATATGATACTGTAGGAATTGATGCTGTGGCAATGTGTGTGAATGATGTTCTGTGTCATGGAGCTAAGCCATTATTTTTCCTAGATTATTTAGCTTGTGGAAAATTAGATTCTGAAGTGGCAGCGGAATTAGTTTCCGGAGTGACGGAAGGATGCTTACAATCAGGGGCTGCTTTGATAGGAGGAGAAACTGCAGAAATGCCAGGTTTCTACAAGGTAGGAGATTATGATATTGCAGGATTTTGTGTGGGAATTGTAGAAAAAGAAAATTTAATTGATGGAAGTAAAGTACAAGAGGGAGATAAGATTATCGCTCTAGCATCTAGTGGAGTACATAGTAATGGATTTTCTTTAGTTCGAAAAGTCTTAACTGACTATGATGAAGTGATTAGCACCAAAGAACATGGAAGTGGTAAAGTATCGGATATTTTATTAACACCAACTCGAATTTATGTAAAAAATATTTTGAAAGTATTGGAAAACTTTGAAGTACACGGAATGGCACATATTACAGGAGGGGGACTTCCTGAAAACCTACCTCGATGTATGGGAAAAGAATTTTCTCCGGTAGTATGGAAAGATAAAGTACAAAAATTAGAAATTTTTGATATTATCCAAAAGAGAGGAAATATTCCAGAAGAAGAAATGTTTGGAACTTTCAATATGGGAATAGGATACACTCTTGTTGTGAAAGCGGAAGATAGTGAAAAAATTATCGATTTCTTAAACTCTCTAGGAGAAACTGCTTATGAAATAGGATATATTGAAAAAGGAGATCATAGTCTATGTTTAAAATAG
- the purF gene encoding amidophosphoribosyltransferase, with protein sequence MGILAVHSKKVRNDLVGIGYYGMYALQHRGQEGAGYTICDTITDNIVRQKTIKNVGLVSDVFLAEDFQKFTGNILIAHTRYGSASTGSSRNCQPIGGESAMGMISLVHNGDLSNQEELKKDLIEKGMLFHTAIDTEIILKYLSIYGIYGYRDAVLKTIEKLKGCFALAMIINDKLIGVRDPEGLRPLCLGRIKEDMYVLASESCALDAIGAEFVRDIRAGEMVIIDENGVESIQYQESNKKASSFEYIYFARPDSVIDGISVYEFRHTTGRYLYEQHPVEADIVIGVPDSGVPAAIGYAEASGIPYSVGLLKNKYVGRTFIAPVQELRERAVKVKLNPIRRLIEGKRIVVVDDSIVRGTTSKKLIDTLYEAGAKEVHFRSASPIVIEESYFGVNIDPDNILMGSHMSVEEIREKIGATTLEYLSLENLKKSLGNGEDFYIGCFKEDEER encoded by the coding sequence ATGGGGATTTTAGCAGTACATTCAAAAAAAGTAAGAAATGACTTAGTAGGGATTGGATACTATGGCATGTATGCATTACAACATAGAGGTCAAGAAGGAGCTGGATATACAATCTGTGATACCATAACAGATAACATAGTAAGACAAAAAACAATCAAGAATGTTGGGTTAGTATCCGATGTGTTTTTAGCAGAGGATTTTCAAAAATTTACAGGAAATATTTTGATTGCTCACACTCGGTATGGATCTGCCAGTACAGGTTCTTCCAGAAACTGTCAACCAATTGGTGGGGAATCTGCGATGGGAATGATTTCACTGGTTCACAATGGAGATTTATCCAATCAAGAAGAATTGAAGAAAGACCTGATAGAAAAAGGAATGTTGTTTCATACTGCCATAGATACCGAAATTATTTTAAAATATTTAAGTATTTATGGAATATATGGATACCGAGATGCTGTGTTAAAAACAATAGAAAAATTAAAAGGATGTTTTGCTCTTGCCATGATTATCAATGATAAATTGATAGGAGTTCGAGATCCGGAGGGACTAAGACCTCTATGTTTGGGAAGAATTAAAGAGGATATGTATGTCCTTGCTTCAGAATCTTGTGCTTTAGATGCGATTGGAGCAGAATTTGTGAGAGATATTCGAGCAGGGGAAATGGTCATTATTGATGAAAATGGAGTGGAAAGTATTCAATATCAAGAAAGTAATAAAAAGGCAAGCTCTTTTGAATATATTTATTTTGCAAGACCGGACAGTGTGATTGATGGTATTAGTGTTTATGAATTTCGACATACGACAGGAAGATATTTGTATGAGCAACATCCGGTGGAAGCGGATATCGTCATTGGAGTACCTGATTCAGGAGTACCGGCAGCAATCGGATATGCAGAAGCAAGTGGAATTCCATACTCGGTAGGATTACTAAAAAATAAATATGTGGGACGTACTTTTATTGCTCCGGTTCAAGAGCTAAGAGAACGTGCTGTAAAAGTAAAATTGAATCCAATTCGTAGACTGATTGAGGGAAAACGAATTGTCGTGGTAGATGATTCCATCGTAAGAGGAACAACTTCTAAAAAATTGATAGATACTTTATACGAAGCAGGAGCAAAGGAAGTACATTTCCGTTCGGCTTCTCCTATCGTGATTGAAGAATCTTATTTTGGGGTGAATATCGATCCCGATAATATTTTGATGGGAAGTCATATGAGTGTGGAAGAAATTCGAGAAAAAATTGGAGCAACAACCTTAGAGTATTTATCTTTAGAAAACTTAAAGAAGTCATTAGGGAATGGAGAAGATTTCTATATCGGTTGTTTTAAAGAAGATGAAGAAAGATAA